The Apium graveolens cultivar Ventura chromosome 3, ASM990537v1, whole genome shotgun sequence sequence GTGCTTGATGTTTCAAATGACAAGCTTCTCACAGGGGTGGATTACTTCATTATTCCAATATACGGAGGTAAAGGGGGCATTACATTAGCATCTGTTCGAAATAAAACTTGCTCTCTTGATGTTGCCCAAGATCAAAGTCTCTACGAAGAAGGCCTCTGGCTCACAATTCATCCCATAAATATTAAGAAAGGTGTGAGCGGCCGTGTGATTCGAGAATCGACTGACTTAACTATTAGATTCTCATCTACCAAAACATGTGCTAAATCTACAATATGGAAAGTGGACAAGTATGATAAACTGAGAAAGCGATATTTCGTGACCGTAGGTGGAGTAGAAGGCGATGATAAAAGCCAAAATGGTTGGTTCAGGATCCAAAAGGAAAGATTAGACTACAAAATTGTATATTGTTCCCAAGTACAGTGCATTTCTGCACCATGTGATGTTATGTGCAAGAATGTGGGAGCATACTATGAACATGGTAGGAGTCTTGTGGCATTAACTGACCAACCCTTTGTGGTTTTCTTTGAGAAGGTGATCAAGGGTTAAGAGTCGTTACGGCGTTGCCTAATAATGTAATTCACTTTCTGTCGTCCAAGTTGAGGACTTGCTTATAAGCATAATACATAGATGCATACGCTACTAAAGTTGAATCACAATTTATGTTGTTCAATATATATTGAATAGCAACTCCTCCGTGCTCTGTAGTTCTTCAATTTTAATAATACGGTATTCCACCTTCAATTTGGCCTGCAATATATTTTCTCTTTTATCTTGACATTGCACACAAATCATTTCAGAATGTACTGTGAATATTAGCTACATTAAAAACATTAATTAATATCTAGCGAGCATTGCCCGATCAGACTTAGTAGCTCATATATTAAAATTCTAACTTGCATGGGATTCGAAACGGAACCTAAGAAATTCCATATTCCAATTTTATGACTCCTCGTAGCGTTTTCTTTGTCTCCATCTTCACTAAATTCCAATTGGAAAAAGGCAAAAAAGCAGAAGTCAAAGGAATATAGATTTCTCTGCAAATTGCAGCTCAGTGGCCATAAGTAGTGGTTTCTGACTAATCAAAACAATGATACACATCTCAAAGGACACGGTAATTCGTCGGAATTGTAGCCGCTGCTAGTTTTATGCTCTTGATTTTGTTCCTTGCTGCTGGTATTTACGTGTAGTTGTAGTACTGGATAATTAGTAGCCTAATGCAGTCAATTTCAATCTCTCTCGTTCATGCCGCAGTATTATATTCTAGCCAGACCTACCTAATAAATTCCACATTCTTCGGTATTTGTAATTTTCTACTCACAGTTTCTACATTGTACTAAAACAAATACAAATGACATCATTAATAAGTGTCAAACTCTCTTAACCTTTAAGAGTAAGCTCTCATTAATTTGATATCTTCTTCCACCAACAATCCTCTTATTTATTTTACTTTCATTCAAATATCCTATCTCTTCATTTATTACATCCACTAATTCTTTCTTACCCATTTCTCATTCCCTTTTTCCCtcatttttgtatttttaaattactaattttcaataattctctTTCTTTCATTAATTTTATCctcttcaaaattatttttatttatacaaatattcattattatatttttatatttaataaaaactGATAATAAATATGTGTAATTTGggtaatattattttttaagtttctatatttataattttattctatTCTTATTATGTTAAACATATTGtgttattatatatttaaattaggctattctaaaataaaatttcaaaaaaattattagaaaacAGTCCGGGAATTAATCTAGTTATAAATTACGGTAAGATACGTACCTACCGGCTACCGGTGCATGCATGTGGCCAGATTTTAATGAAAAAAGAAGATATGTACGTATACTTCGTTGACCTCACATGGTCGATAATCTAGA is a genomic window containing:
- the LOC141714157 gene encoding kunitz trypsin inhibitor 5-like, yielding MKTTFLFVSLFSYVFFAAADLDPVLDVSNDKLLTGVDYFIIPIYGGKGGITLASVRNKTCSLDVAQDQSLYEEGLWLTIHPINIKKGVSGRVIRESTDLTIRFSSTKTCAKSTIWKVDKYDKLRKRYFVTVGGVEGDDKSQNGWFRIQKERLDYKIVYCSQVQCISAPCDVMCKNVGAYYEHGRSLVALTDQPFVVFFEKVIKG